Proteins encoded by one window of Salmonirosea aquatica:
- a CDS encoding class I SAM-dependent methyltransferase, which yields MKAKDNTVTEQVFQIVRCESCGFLFTNPRPTEQLIGSYYESTDYISHHDEGKDVMSRLYNRVREFTTQQKIKLLKKSIGFTGSLLDIGSGTGFFLSQAKAAGWQVAGTEPDAQARAISQGRVGEVIFESIQDPYFDTTTYDAITMWHVLEHVHLLNETFEWLHAHLSPKGRLIIAVPNAESEDARRFKEFWAAYDVPRHLYHFTKKSMTQLAEAHQFTVERIVPMWFDSYYVALLSNRYQQGKTNVPQSLWEGSVSNWKGRRVGHGHPNTSSLIYVLAKA from the coding sequence TTGAAAGCCAAAGACAACACGGTAACCGAGCAGGTATTTCAGATAGTACGGTGTGAAAGCTGTGGGTTTTTGTTTACAAATCCCCGGCCTACGGAGCAGTTAATCGGAAGTTATTATGAGTCTACGGATTATATCTCACACCATGATGAAGGGAAGGATGTAATGAGTAGGCTGTACAATCGGGTAAGGGAGTTTACAACTCAACAGAAAATCAAGCTTCTGAAAAAATCCATTGGATTTACGGGCTCACTTTTGGACATTGGTAGTGGAACCGGTTTTTTTCTATCGCAGGCCAAAGCAGCCGGTTGGCAAGTGGCCGGTACAGAACCCGATGCACAGGCACGTGCCATCAGTCAGGGTAGGGTAGGAGAGGTCATTTTCGAAAGTATTCAGGATCCATATTTTGATACAACCACCTACGATGCCATCACGATGTGGCATGTACTTGAACATGTGCACCTACTCAACGAAACATTTGAATGGTTGCACGCACATCTCTCCCCGAAGGGAAGGTTAATCATTGCGGTACCTAATGCAGAATCAGAAGATGCCAGAAGATTTAAAGAGTTTTGGGCTGCGTATGATGTACCTCGCCATTTGTACCATTTCACAAAAAAATCAATGACACAACTGGCCGAAGCACACCAATTCACGGTAGAGAGGATCGTGCCTATGTGGTTTGATTCTTACTACGTAGCTCTATTGAGTAATCGTTACCAACAGGGGAAGACCAATGTACCTCAAAGCCTGTGGGAGGGATCAGTATCCAATTGGAAAGGCCGACGGGTAGGCCATGGCCATCCTAACACCTCCAGCCTGATTTACGTGCTCGCCAAAGCCTGA
- the mnmG gene encoding tRNA uridine-5-carboxymethylaminomethyl(34) synthesis enzyme MnmG, whose protein sequence is MFPEYDVIVVGGGHAGCEAAAAAANMGSKVLLITMNMQTIAQMSCNPAMGGVAKGQIVREIDALGGQSGIVSDRTMIQFRMLNRSKGPAMWSPRCQSDRMLFAQEWRQILESTPNVDFWQDTVTGVIVKEGRVGGVKTSLGIEIIAKAIVLTNGTFLNGLIHIGEKNFGGGRSGERAATGITEQLITLGFESGRMKTGTPPRVDGRSLDYTRMEEQPGDEEAGKFSYKNTPRLEKQRSCWITYTNEKVHEVLKTGFDKSPMFSGRIKGLGPRYCPSVEDKINRFADKDRHQIFVEPEGWNTVEVYVNGFSTSLPEDIQYRALKEIPGFENVRMFRPGYAIEYDYFPPTQLKLTLETHLIENLYFAGQINGTTGYEEAACQGLMAGINAHRKVKEENAFVLKRSEAYIGVLIDDLINKGTEEPYRMFTSRAEYRTLLRQDNADIRLTEKSHAIGLADDERLENVKRKISQTDELVQELMKIKVNPEDVNTQLEAYHTSLIRDRTSLWQLLKRPQLSMREIREMSPALVNWMDPLQEDAIEQAEVHVKYDSYIEKERLMVEKMTRMEDLAIISGFNYDKVPALSFEGREKLKKAKPQTIGQASRISGVSPSDISVLMIHLGR, encoded by the coding sequence ATGTTTCCAGAGTATGATGTAATCGTGGTAGGAGGAGGTCACGCAGGCTGCGAAGCAGCGGCGGCGGCGGCTAATATGGGATCGAAAGTACTTTTGATTACAATGAACATGCAGACGATTGCTCAAATGTCGTGCAATCCGGCGATGGGTGGAGTAGCCAAAGGTCAGATCGTTCGTGAAATCGATGCCTTAGGAGGACAGTCCGGCATTGTAAGTGATCGGACTATGATCCAATTCAGGATGCTGAATCGTTCGAAGGGCCCAGCAATGTGGAGCCCAAGGTGCCAAAGTGATCGGATGCTTTTTGCACAGGAATGGCGGCAAATACTGGAATCAACTCCAAACGTAGACTTCTGGCAAGATACCGTAACCGGAGTAATTGTAAAGGAGGGTCGAGTAGGTGGAGTGAAAACGAGCTTGGGTATAGAGATAATTGCCAAAGCCATAGTGCTTACAAATGGTACCTTCCTAAATGGGTTGATTCATATTGGAGAGAAAAACTTTGGAGGAGGCAGAAGTGGCGAACGGGCCGCAACGGGTATCACCGAACAACTCATCACCTTAGGCTTTGAGTCGGGTCGTATGAAAACAGGTACCCCCCCTAGAGTAGATGGCCGCTCCTTGGACTATACCCGTATGGAAGAGCAGCCAGGGGATGAAGAAGCAGGTAAATTTTCATATAAAAATACACCCCGACTTGAAAAGCAAAGGAGCTGTTGGATAACGTACACAAACGAAAAAGTACATGAGGTACTTAAAACAGGTTTTGATAAATCGCCCATGTTTTCGGGACGTATTAAAGGACTGGGTCCACGATACTGTCCTTCGGTAGAAGATAAAATCAATCGGTTTGCGGATAAGGATCGTCATCAGATTTTTGTGGAACCTGAAGGCTGGAATACGGTTGAGGTGTATGTGAATGGATTTTCAACATCGCTACCTGAGGACATACAGTATAGGGCGTTGAAAGAAATCCCTGGCTTTGAAAACGTACGGATGTTCAGGCCGGGTTACGCGATAGAGTATGACTATTTTCCTCCTACACAGTTAAAGCTAACACTGGAAACCCACCTGATAGAAAACCTATATTTTGCCGGTCAGATTAATGGTACCACGGGCTACGAGGAAGCCGCTTGTCAGGGGCTAATGGCCGGAATAAATGCACACCGTAAAGTAAAGGAAGAGAATGCTTTCGTTTTAAAAAGGTCCGAAGCTTACATCGGTGTACTCATAGACGACCTGATCAATAAGGGTACAGAAGAACCCTATCGAATGTTTACTTCAAGAGCGGAGTACCGTACGCTTCTTCGGCAGGATAATGCCGATATCCGACTCACCGAAAAAAGTCACGCGATAGGATTAGCAGATGATGAACGCCTAGAGAATGTGAAACGAAAAATTTCACAGACCGATGAGTTAGTGCAAGAATTGATGAAAATTAAAGTCAACCCTGAAGATGTAAATACACAGTTGGAGGCTTATCATACTTCCCTAATTCGAGACAGAACTTCACTATGGCAGCTACTTAAAAGACCACAATTGAGTATGCGTGAAATCAGAGAAATGAGTCCGGCATTAGTCAACTGGATGGACCCTCTGCAAGAAGACGCCATCGAACAGGCGGAGGTCCATGTGAAGTATGATAGCTACATTGAAAAGGAACGATTGATGGTTGAAAAGATGACCCGAATGGAAGATCTTGCCATCATTTCTGGCTTTAATTATGATAAGGTACCTGCCCTATCTTTCGAAGGGAGGGAGAAATTAAAAAAAGCAAAGCCTCAGACGATTGGTCAGGCTTCCCGGATCAGTGGTGTCAGCCCCTCAGATATTTCAGTACTCATGATTCATTTAGGAAGATGA
- a CDS encoding DUF4175 family protein, whose amino-acid sequence MAAIAVILLFNPTFFTSSSDRIIHFQKNYTYAPFTFQLNNKELKAFRNEDFVLNLTLEGEALPQAVYLVQNGTRFKLDQEAARTFTYTFKNVQRDVHFSFDAAGFVSDDYTLKIVERPSLLSFDVNLRYPSYLNKPAEALSNVGNLTVPEGTVVEWNFNTSSTKALGLKFDNDSLLYKAENRDDKRFQYRRSVRKSSQYHVMLQNNETPNAEKIGYYLNVIPDKIPVLSLENFQDTTLYNFLVVGGSISDDYGFSQLKLFYSVRRENQPEDKKPDLKSIAIPFNKTVNTQSFYFQWYVDSLQLAPGDKIEYYAQVWDNDGVNGPKSARSRTINFAVPEKDKLQEEVDKSAQQTEEQMEKALKKAKSLERDLENLEKRLKTNKELDFQERKQVEDIIKKREDLMQEVRSIQDQNKATNEKSKQFSQQSPETQEKLNQLQKLMDDLMDDETSKLYKELQKLLEQKQSERMTKMLEKLRNKENNLEKELERTLNLFKKMQMEQKMEKAVEKLEELAEKEEKLAEETQKNSDEKKQANEKMDSDSKKKDADKKGAEDKKNADDKKSADDKVKKEGDDKSGKNEDLKKEQEKIQEEFNELKEDLDEIEKMGEEIDDKPDTQEAEEKNAEQQMEQSKQQLDKQQNSDAAQSQQKAAKSMRKMSESMSQAMMDSQMAQMQEDMDALRDILENLITLSFDQEKLMKDFKGVNLQDPRFVTLGQEQLKLQDDAKVIEDSLYALANRVIQIQSFITRELNDMKSYMDESVGSIKDRRINVATSKQQFAMTSMNNLALMLSDVFRQMQQQMAMAMAMPGKGKGQGQQKGKEKGKSAGEMQRELSDQLQKMGEGKSGQGQQGNSEQLARMAAQQAMIRKMIQELMDSQKGTEMGQKYGNELKELMEKMDESETDLVNKRVNQDLKNRNKEITTRLLESEKAMREQDEDDKRKGETANQIIRRPPPAFEQYIREKERQTELLRSIPPEFSPFYKREVDSYFRKYQSEK is encoded by the coding sequence TTGGCGGCGATTGCGGTTATTCTGTTATTCAATCCTACTTTTTTTACGTCAAGTTCCGACCGGATCATTCATTTCCAGAAAAATTATACCTATGCCCCTTTCACTTTTCAACTGAATAATAAAGAGCTGAAGGCATTTCGTAATGAAGATTTCGTGCTTAATCTGACCCTTGAAGGTGAGGCTTTACCCCAAGCGGTGTACCTGGTGCAAAATGGTACGCGCTTTAAATTGGATCAGGAAGCAGCACGCACTTTCACCTATACCTTCAAAAATGTTCAGCGCGATGTGCATTTTTCGTTTGACGCCGCGGGCTTCGTTTCCGACGATTATACTCTTAAAATCGTCGAGCGCCCTAGCTTATTGTCCTTCGATGTAAACCTGCGTTATCCTTCTTACCTAAATAAGCCTGCTGAAGCCTTATCCAATGTAGGAAACCTCACCGTACCGGAAGGCACGGTGGTAGAATGGAATTTCAACACTTCTTCTACGAAAGCCCTTGGCTTGAAGTTCGACAATGATTCCCTGCTGTATAAAGCCGAAAATCGGGATGATAAGCGTTTTCAGTACCGGAGGTCTGTCCGCAAATCGTCGCAGTACCATGTAATGCTCCAGAACAATGAGACGCCTAACGCGGAAAAAATTGGCTATTATCTCAATGTAATACCCGATAAGATTCCAGTGCTCTCGCTGGAGAATTTCCAGGACACAACCCTTTACAACTTCCTGGTAGTAGGTGGATCCATTAGTGACGACTATGGATTTTCCCAGCTTAAACTCTTCTATTCTGTTCGTCGCGAAAATCAGCCTGAAGATAAAAAACCTGATCTTAAAAGTATTGCTATCCCTTTCAACAAAACGGTCAATACTCAGAGCTTTTATTTTCAATGGTACGTTGATAGCCTGCAACTGGCACCGGGTGATAAAATTGAATACTATGCTCAGGTTTGGGATAATGACGGCGTGAACGGTCCCAAAAGCGCGCGTTCTCGCACAATTAATTTCGCTGTTCCTGAAAAAGATAAATTACAGGAAGAAGTAGATAAGTCGGCCCAGCAGACCGAAGAGCAAATGGAAAAGGCTTTGAAGAAAGCAAAAAGCCTGGAGCGAGACCTCGAAAATCTGGAAAAACGCCTCAAGACGAATAAAGAACTCGACTTTCAGGAACGTAAGCAGGTTGAGGACATTATCAAGAAACGTGAAGATCTGATGCAGGAAGTCCGTTCGATCCAGGATCAGAATAAGGCTACCAATGAGAAATCGAAGCAGTTTAGCCAGCAAAGTCCCGAAACCCAAGAAAAACTCAATCAGCTCCAGAAGTTGATGGATGATCTAATGGACGATGAGACTAGCAAACTGTATAAGGAACTGCAAAAATTACTGGAGCAGAAACAGAGCGAGCGTATGACCAAGATGCTTGAAAAACTCCGGAACAAAGAGAACAACCTGGAAAAGGAGCTGGAGCGTACGCTGAATCTGTTTAAGAAAATGCAGATGGAGCAAAAGATGGAAAAAGCGGTTGAGAAGCTGGAGGAATTAGCTGAAAAGGAAGAAAAACTTGCCGAGGAAACCCAGAAAAACTCCGACGAAAAGAAGCAGGCTAATGAGAAAATGGATTCCGATAGCAAGAAAAAAGACGCCGATAAGAAAGGAGCAGAGGATAAGAAAAATGCGGATGATAAAAAAAGTGCAGACGATAAAGTTAAGAAAGAGGGCGATGATAAGAGTGGAAAAAATGAGGATTTGAAAAAAGAACAAGAGAAAATCCAGGAAGAATTTAACGAGCTTAAGGAAGATCTCGATGAGATTGAGAAAATGGGAGAGGAGATCGACGATAAACCTGATACCCAGGAAGCGGAAGAAAAGAATGCTGAGCAGCAAATGGAGCAAAGTAAACAGCAACTTGATAAACAACAGAATTCGGACGCTGCTCAATCCCAACAGAAAGCTGCAAAATCCATGCGTAAGATGTCTGAGTCCATGTCTCAGGCAATGATGGACTCTCAGATGGCTCAAATGCAGGAAGACATGGATGCTCTACGGGATATTCTGGAGAATCTGATTACACTCTCCTTCGATCAGGAAAAGCTTATGAAGGATTTTAAGGGAGTCAATTTGCAAGACCCACGCTTTGTTACACTCGGGCAGGAACAGCTGAAATTGCAGGATGATGCCAAAGTGATTGAGGATAGCCTCTACGCACTGGCCAATCGCGTGATTCAAATCCAATCGTTCATTACCCGTGAGCTTAATGACATGAAATCCTATATGGATGAAAGTGTAGGCAGCATTAAGGATCGACGGATCAATGTTGCTACTTCCAAGCAGCAATTTGCTATGACTTCCATGAACAATTTGGCACTTATGTTGAGTGATGTGTTCAGACAAATGCAGCAACAAATGGCTATGGCCATGGCCATGCCTGGGAAGGGAAAAGGGCAGGGACAGCAGAAGGGTAAAGAGAAGGGCAAATCGGCAGGCGAAATGCAACGGGAGTTAAGTGATCAGCTCCAGAAAATGGGGGAGGGGAAAAGTGGGCAGGGACAGCAAGGAAATTCTGAGCAACTTGCCCGCATGGCCGCTCAACAGGCTATGATTCGCAAGATGATCCAAGAGCTTATGGATTCGCAAAAAGGCACTGAAATGGGACAGAAGTACGGGAATGAGTTAAAAGAACTCATGGAAAAAATGGATGAATCTGAAACTGATCTGGTAAACAAACGGGTCAATCAGGATTTGAAAAATCGGAATAAGGAAATTACCACCCGTCTTTTGGAATCCGAAAAGGCAATGCGTGAACAGGATGAAGATGACAAACGCAAAGGTGAAACAGCAAATCAGATAATTCGCCGGCCACCACCTGCTTTTGAACAATACATTAGAGAGAAAGAACGTCAAACTGAGTTGCTTCGCTCGATTCCTCCTGAATTTTCCCCTTTCTATAAACGGGAGGTTGACTCTTATTTTAGAAAATATCAATCTGAAAAATAG
- a CDS encoding Dabb family protein, which produces MKKTFLSLTSGILLLGVVAFSSCQTADSKNDSTESEKETTESMNEPTESKKMLRHVVLFKFKDSSTPAQVKEVEEAFLALPSKIKEIKSLEWGTNNSPENLNQGFTHCFFVTFDSEEDRAAYLPHPDHKAFGAILGPHLDKVLVIDYWTQE; this is translated from the coding sequence ATGAAAAAAACCTTCCTCTCATTAACTTCCGGAATTCTTTTGCTTGGCGTAGTGGCCTTCAGCTCCTGCCAGACTGCCGACTCAAAAAACGATAGTACTGAATCCGAAAAAGAAACTACTGAATCAATGAACGAACCAACCGAATCGAAGAAAATGCTGCGTCATGTCGTTCTGTTTAAATTTAAAGATTCTTCCACGCCTGCCCAAGTTAAAGAAGTAGAGGAAGCTTTCCTGGCGCTTCCCTCCAAGATCAAGGAAATTAAATCGCTGGAATGGGGTACCAACAATAGCCCCGAAAACTTGAACCAGGGTTTCACGCACTGCTTTTTTGTGACATTCGATAGTGAGGAAGATCGCGCTGCCTATCTACCTCATCCTGATCACAAGGCATTTGGTGCGATCCTAGGCCCGCATTTGGACAAAGTACTGGTTATTGACTATTGGACTCAGGAATGA
- the ybeY gene encoding rRNA maturation RNase YbeY, protein MIQFFAEDVEYDLPNPTKAKRWLKFVIESEGFSLNQLNYIFCSDDYLLNMNREHLQHDYYTDIITFDTSDDEKEVEGEIYISTDRVIENAEAAEVKFDEELRRVIVHGVLHLVGYGDGDEPSKIRMRNKEDFYLKNYKYQ, encoded by the coding sequence ATGATCCAATTTTTTGCGGAGGACGTCGAGTATGACCTTCCTAATCCAACCAAAGCGAAGCGATGGTTGAAGTTTGTAATTGAATCTGAAGGCTTTTCCCTTAATCAGTTGAATTACATTTTCTGTTCTGACGATTACCTTCTTAATATGAATCGTGAACACCTTCAACACGATTACTACACCGACATTATTACTTTCGATACAAGTGATGATGAAAAAGAAGTTGAAGGCGAAATTTACATTAGCACCGATCGAGTCATTGAAAATGCCGAGGCTGCCGAAGTAAAATTTGACGAAGAGCTACGTCGTGTTATTGTACACGGCGTTCTTCACCTCGTAGGCTACGGCGATGGCGATGAACCTTCAAAGATCAGAATGCGTAATAAGGAAGACTTTTATCTTAAAAACTATAAGTACCAATAA
- the trpA gene encoding tryptophan synthase subunit alpha, giving the protein MNRITDLFERQPAANLNVYFTAGYPQLNDTRRILSALQEAGGDLVEIGMPYSDPVADGETIQQSNQQALENGMTVRLLFEQLSGMRAEGITVPVLLMGYLNPVIQFGLERFCERCAEVGVDGLILPDMPMDVYLREYKAIFEKYGLLNIFLVTPQTSEARIRQIDAVSEGFIYTVSSASVTGSKAGVNDNMEAYFDRINAMNLRNPRLIGFGIKDQATFDKACHYAHGAIIGSAFIRILQNSKAFEHEIKDFIGSIKANKPASVDV; this is encoded by the coding sequence ATGAACCGAATTACTGACCTTTTTGAAAGACAGCCTGCTGCCAATCTCAATGTGTATTTTACGGCAGGGTACCCTCAACTGAACGATACGCGGCGGATACTTTCTGCTCTGCAAGAAGCGGGGGGAGATCTGGTAGAAATCGGTATGCCCTATTCCGATCCTGTGGCCGATGGCGAAACGATCCAGCAAAGCAATCAGCAGGCACTTGAAAATGGCATGACGGTCCGGCTCTTGTTTGAGCAACTAAGTGGAATGCGCGCTGAGGGTATCACGGTACCTGTGCTTTTGATGGGGTACCTGAATCCAGTGATTCAGTTCGGTTTAGAGCGGTTTTGCGAACGCTGCGCCGAGGTGGGGGTAGATGGGTTGATTTTGCCCGATATGCCTATGGATGTTTATCTCCGTGAGTACAAAGCGATTTTTGAAAAATACGGTTTGCTCAATATTTTTCTGGTAACCCCCCAAACTTCCGAAGCAAGAATCCGTCAGATCGATGCCGTAAGCGAAGGTTTTATTTATACGGTATCCTCGGCAAGTGTGACAGGATCAAAGGCAGGTGTCAATGACAATATGGAAGCCTACTTCGATCGCATCAATGCCATGAATCTTCGAAACCCTCGGTTGATCGGTTTTGGAATCAAGGATCAGGCTACATTTGATAAAGCTTGCCATTATGCCCATGGTGCTATTATCGGTAGTGCTTTTATTCGTATATTACAGAACAGTAAGGCCTTTGAACATGAAATAAAGGATTTTATCGGCTCAATCAAAGCCAATAAACCCGCCTCAGTAGACGTTTAA
- a CDS encoding phosphoribosylanthranilate isomerase, giving the protein MKLKVCGMRERINIQSLIPLKPDFIGFIFYDKSPRYVGEGLNEEIIRQVPSSIKKVGVFVNASPDYIMSMARQYDLQYVQLHGNEMPDFCRILRQKGLNIIKAFSVDNDFNFAMLNNYKPFCDLFLFDTKGTLPGGNGVPFDWNILRKYDQEKPFLLSGGISVDNIDKVIELSRSIRIYGIDINSCFEIEPGVKDIEQIRKVLDKIRIKEEEELEV; this is encoded by the coding sequence ATGAAATTGAAAGTATGCGGAATGCGCGAACGCATTAATATCCAATCACTGATTCCTCTAAAACCGGATTTTATTGGTTTCATTTTCTATGATAAATCACCCCGCTACGTAGGAGAGGGCCTGAATGAAGAAATTATCCGACAGGTACCTTCTTCCATTAAGAAGGTAGGTGTCTTTGTTAATGCCAGCCCCGATTACATCATGAGCATGGCCAGGCAGTACGACTTGCAGTACGTACAGCTTCATGGTAACGAGATGCCGGATTTCTGCCGGATTCTCCGCCAAAAGGGGCTCAACATTATCAAAGCGTTCTCTGTCGACAATGATTTTAATTTTGCTATGCTCAATAATTACAAACCTTTTTGTGACTTGTTTTTGTTTGATACCAAAGGTACCCTGCCGGGTGGAAATGGAGTACCCTTCGACTGGAACATCCTGCGTAAGTACGACCAGGAAAAACCGTTTCTGCTGAGTGGCGGCATCAGCGTCGACAATATTGACAAGGTCATTGAACTCTCGCGGTCGATTCGGATTTATGGCATCGACATCAATAGCTGCTTTGAGATAGAACCTGGAGTGAAGGATATAGAGCAGATACGCAAAGTGCTTGATAAAATCAGAATTAAAGAGGAGGAAGAACTGGAAGTTTGA
- the trpB gene encoding tryptophan synthase subunit beta: MEILDEKIAYQVDANGYYGMFGGAFVPEMLHPNVEELRTRYLDIMAEPKFQAEFNDLLRNYVGRPTPLYLAKRLSEKYGTTIYLKREDLCHTGAHKVNNTIGQILLAQRLGKKRIVAETGAGQHGVATATVCALMGIECIVYMGSLDIERQAPNVARMKMLGAEVRAATCGSQTLKDATNEAMRHWINNPTDTHYIIGSVVGPHPYPDMVARFQSVISAEMRTQLQEQVGTPNPDYVVACVGGGSNAAGAFYHYLDEPSVQLIAVEAAGQGIDSGHSAATTALGKPGVLHGSRTILMQTEDGQVVEPYSLSAGLDYPGIGPVHAHLFQTGRAKFLSATDDEAIQASLELARIEGIIPALESAHALAVLDRIGAGKNDVVVVNLSGRGDKDLSTYMKYL, translated from the coding sequence ATGGAAATATTGGACGAAAAAATAGCCTACCAAGTTGATGCGAACGGCTATTACGGAATGTTTGGCGGTGCCTTTGTACCTGAGATGTTGCACCCCAACGTAGAAGAGCTCCGCACGCGCTATCTCGACATCATGGCCGAGCCTAAGTTCCAGGCCGAGTTCAACGACTTGCTACGGAACTATGTAGGTAGGCCGACTCCCCTGTATCTGGCCAAGCGGCTATCCGAAAAATATGGTACCACAATCTATCTCAAGCGGGAAGACCTCTGCCATACCGGCGCCCATAAAGTCAATAATACGATCGGGCAAATTCTGTTAGCCCAGCGACTGGGCAAAAAGCGTATCGTGGCTGAAACCGGAGCCGGCCAGCATGGCGTGGCCACGGCCACCGTATGTGCGTTGATGGGTATTGAGTGTATCGTGTACATGGGTTCGCTTGATATCGAACGGCAGGCCCCCAATGTAGCCCGTATGAAAATGCTCGGTGCCGAAGTCCGGGCGGCAACCTGCGGTTCTCAGACGCTCAAAGACGCTACGAATGAGGCCATGCGGCACTGGATCAATAATCCGACCGATACGCATTACATCATCGGGTCGGTAGTAGGACCACACCCTTATCCCGATATGGTAGCCCGTTTTCAGTCAGTGATTTCGGCTGAGATGAGAACACAGCTCCAAGAACAGGTAGGTACCCCAAATCCTGATTATGTAGTAGCGTGCGTGGGAGGAGGTAGCAATGCTGCCGGAGCATTTTATCATTATCTGGACGAACCATCGGTACAACTGATTGCTGTAGAAGCTGCCGGACAGGGTATAGACTCGGGACATTCGGCTGCCACTACTGCCTTGGGCAAACCGGGGGTACTTCACGGCAGCCGTACCATTCTGATGCAAACTGAGGATGGACAGGTAGTAGAGCCCTATTCACTATCGGCCGGGCTGGATTATCCAGGTATTGGTCCCGTCCATGCACACCTTTTCCAGACAGGTCGAGCCAAATTCCTGTCAGCTACCGACGATGAAGCTATTCAGGCTTCCTTAGAACTGGCCCGTATTGAAGGAATCATTCCCGCATTGGAAAGTGCCCATGCGCTGGCGGTCCTTGACCGCATTGGCGCTGGTAAAAACGATGTGGTCGTGGTAAACCTCTCAGGACGCGGCGACAAAGACCTAAGTACCTACATGAAGTACCTGTAA